In Dioscorea cayenensis subsp. rotundata cultivar TDr96_F1 chromosome 13, TDr96_F1_v2_PseudoChromosome.rev07_lg8_w22 25.fasta, whole genome shotgun sequence, the sequence GTTGCTTATCCGAAGCACACTCACCTTGTTCATGCCAGATGTGGGAGCTTTGGACAAGAAAATGTCAGGATGAGTCTGAAACAGTAAATTGGATGACAGTTAACACTAAAAGCCATGCCCCAAGTGTCACAAGCCTGTTGAAAAAGAATGGTGGTTGCAATCTAGTCGCATGTATATGTGGACAAGCTTTTTGGTGAGTATTCTTGAATCTTTGAGACTTTTTTGTCGGTTAGAACTATAGATGCTGTTGCGGTTTTTGTTTACTTGGAGGATTTGTGGGTTACTGGATGCTGTTTGTCATATATACTTCTTTCTTGATCAGTTGTTGTCatgatttttcctatttttttgtcgtgttcatttttcttgaaaaagcTGTTCATCTTAGTGGTCTGCAaactaaggaaaaaaatttttcacttggaattcctGCACGAAGCTGCTTGCAATGATCCCAGCGATATTTTCTGTTTGTGCTCAATGACACCATCCATACTTGATGTTATTGACACTAAATgtacttctttcttttttgcattcctgcacctttttcttttgggagttGGTGGCCAGACTTATGTTGAGTGATCAAAAAGCTCTACGGCACCCACTTCACTGATCCTTCACTTCAATTGCTTTCTAAATTTTAACCGTGGTAGAAAAAGGTTCCGTCACTTGAATTCAATTATGATGTGGATTCACTGTTTTAGCTATCAGTGGCTATTcttaaattgtttatattttgtttacCTTCAGTATGCCTAGCATAACTAGTAAGATCAattacttaaattttatttccacCATGCAGTTGGTTATGTGGCGGTGCTACTGGACGAGACCATACCTGGTCGAGCATTGCTGGACACAGTTGTGGACGCTTCAAAGAGGATATTGCTAAGAGGACAGAACGGGCTAGGCGTGATCTCTATCGATATATGCATTATCACAACCGATACAAGGCCCATACAGATTCTCTTAACCAAGAAAGCAATCTCAAGGAAAGTATCCAGGAAAAAATAGCTGTATCAGAAAGTAAGCAATCCAAAATTAAAGATTATAGTTGGGTGATGAATGGGTTGAACCGGCTCTTCAGATCAAGGCGTGTGCTCTCTTATTCATATCCATTCGCATTTTACATGTTTGGTGATGAGCTCTTCAAGGATGAGATGACACCTCAAGAAAGGGATATGAAGCAAAACCTATTTGAGGACCAGCAACAACAGTTAGAGGCCAATGTAGAGAAACTTTCCATGTTTTTTTAGAGAAGGAGTTTCAGACTTTCAGTGACGATGAGGTATTGGACACAATGAGTCATGTGATTAATTTGTCCAACGTTGTTGATAAACTATGCAAGCAAATGTGAGTTCTATCTctcactctttttctttttccgtTGCTTCTTTCTTACTTTTGTTTGAGTGAAAGGATCATCAATAATGGGTACAAGTCAACCCTAATAAGAAGTCAGTGTTTCTTTCATCTATAACTTTGTTGGTATCATTGGTTGTGAAAATATTATTCTGCAGGTACCAATGCATTGAGAATGAACTACTTTATCCTCTCCAACGTGCAACCCACAATATTGCCCCATACAAATCAAAAGGCCTCGACAGAGCGACTGAACTCTCCGTTTGCTGGGATTCTGATCAAAGTCTTAGGAGCacgaaaaacaataatgaaggGAGCTGTGCAAGATGGGATTTGGCTGTGAATGGAATCGGTACTAAAATTATCACACCACTATTTGATCTTCCACCttccatttctttttgttttcctctCCAAGTCCTTATCAAAAAACATACATCTAACacattcttttctcttgcaattttttttaattttaaaatttgatgcgACTAAGAACATGACTCTAAATTGCTGACACAAACAATGTCAACATGTTAAATAGGAACAACTGGAACAGGCAGGCATTCCGGTAGTCAATTTCCTGGCTCTTCTAGTTCTGATGAGAGTGGATGCTCGTCCACACGGAAAAGGCCTAGAAGAGATGTTGCTGGAGCTGCTGCACCTTTTGATCTCAACATGCCACCTGAAGTGATTGACAACAGCCGATATTAGTCACAGCATTTGCAACTGTACAGCTTTTGACTTGGACCAGTAATGGCTACTGAGCGAATGAGCTTTTCCTGGTGTTTCTAAGTTGTCATTCTCCTCTGAAAGTGCACCATCAAGATTTTAGTAGATAGTTTGGGGGAAAATGATATGCTCATTGAGTAGtcactttcatttttgtatATGATGTGCTAAAAGAATCTGTGCATAATTTTTAGAGTATGTTAAGGCCTGTTGGACCTATCACCAACCCTGTTGAGTTCTGTGCCTTCCACTCTGGAAGAGTACTTGCGGGTTGTGGCTTTTATGGCATCCGAGCTAACGATACCATAATTTATGAGAATAAATACTGATGGTTTGTTATGGTTATCACTGTTTGTTTGTCAAGGCTTCAAAGACAAAGAAAGGTCTATTTCTTATTATACACTAATTCATCCAGCAATGGAGCATTAGCATTCTGCGTGTTCTGTGTCTAAGGCTGTAATAATAATGGATGTATAAAACGTGCTGGCAATATCTGCATATTGCTTCACTACTCTGTAGTGTAACCGTGATCAGTTAGTTGTGTAATGGCCACCACCTTCTGATTCTTTGCCAAAGAACTAAATTGGTAACTAGATTGTTAGAAACTTTTCTCTTGGTGATTGACATTCATGTTTTTGACTCTTTCGAGGTTTCATTCGCCTTATTAGCCTTCATAATTGACTTTGGCATTTGTACCATAAGGATTGGCTCACTTTCTAGTTTCTTCAGACAATTTTTACTATATTCGCATTATCTTTGAACAAAGGTACATTACTCCCAAGGCAACAACATCCTTGGACTATTCTGAAAACGTGTTCTGCTCACCTGGGAAGAGCACAATAAAATGTTTCAACTAGATTTTCCATATTGGGGTGGGGTACTTTGTCGTTTCATGACAAACTTCGCCATTTTCAACAACagatataaatctaaaaaagattaaaaaaaaaaattatattaaaattgagCATCTGTTTACAAGTCAAAGTTGTCAGCTTTCACCAGGACAATCATGCGCCTTCTTTTCGTCGGACACAAAGGCCACCAGTTTGAAGGCCTCTAGACAATAATTGAATCATTATGAACACAAACTAAAGGCTGCTGTAACTTTGTCAATCCCCTGAGGTTGATATATGGACACAGATCCTTGAATAGATCTGGATTAGGATCACCCTTTTTCGGAACAATGGTTCCCCAATCTCTAGGAACAGCAACTTATCAAAGTCAATCTCTTCAGGAACAATATATATACTTCAGCCGATGacaatgaaaaatttaatttagacGACCCCTGCAGTTCGATGCTCCACAGAGGCATGGGCATCCGTCTCCTGGCAGCAACTTGTATCGATAGTCATAAGCAAGTTCTTCACCAATGGAAATCTGCAAACCAACCAATGAGATTCAAAAAGTCATTATGATTTCCAAAGTTTACAAgcaaaaagcacaaaaaaatgatgagcaatgtTCATACATCCCGACTTGCATAGAAACCAATATGAGCAAGTTGACAATCCATGCTCTCCACTAGCACCAAATAATTCACAAGGTTTGGAGAACAGCTGCCAC encodes:
- the LOC120274962 gene encoding LOW QUALITY PROTEIN: probable E3 ubiquitin-protein ligase ARI2 (The sequence of the model RefSeq protein was modified relative to this genomic sequence to represent the inferred CDS: deleted 6 bases in 4 codons) — its product is MAEEEDYASSSDMEEEDMSGFYLSDREEDVLEETVLQGLESQHEEDCHWSVSSVITKESLLAAQKEDLRKVMELLALSEQHARTLLIYYRWDVERIFELLEQRGKEKLFSEAGVTVIDKGNVIGLLNSSQTVNCTICFEDVTQNSVTEMDCGHSYCNDCWTEHFIVKINDGQSRRIRCMAPKCTAVCDEAIVRTLVSARHPDIADRFDRFLLESYIEDNNKVKWCPSIPHCGNAIRVEGDICCEVECTCGIQFCFSCLSEAHSPCSCQMWELWTRKCQDESETVNWMTVNTKPCPKCHKPVEKNGGCNLVACICGQAFCWLCGGATGRDHTWSSIAGHSCGRFKEDIAKRTERARRDLYRYMHYHNRYKAHTDSLNQESNLKESIQEKIAVSESKQSKIKDYSWVMNGLNRLFRSRRVLSYSYPFAFYMFGDELFKDEMTPQERDMKQNLFEDQQQQLEANVEKLSMFLEKEFQTFSDDEVLDTMSHVINLSNVVDKLCKQMYQCIENELLYPLQRATHNIAPYKSKGLDRATELSVCWDSDQSLRSTKNNNEGSCARWDLAVNGIGTTGTGRHSGSQFPGSSSSDESGCSSTRKRPRRDVAGAAAPFDLNMPPEVIDNSRY